From a single Cyclobacterium marinum DSM 745 genomic region:
- the rpsK gene encoding 30S ribosomal protein S11, whose amino-acid sequence MAQKRNEKTKAKKRVVKVEAVGQAHIKASFNNIIISITNNSGQVISWASAGKMGFRGSKKNTPYAAQMAAQNCGQVAYDLGLRKIEVFVKGPGAGRESAIRTLQNVGLDVTTITDVTPLPHNGCRPPKRRRV is encoded by the coding sequence ATGGCTCAGAAAAGAAACGAAAAGACAAAGGCTAAGAAGCGGGTTGTTAAAGTTGAAGCTGTGGGACAGGCCCATATCAAAGCTTCTTTCAACAATATCATTATTTCCATCACCAACAATTCAGGACAAGTGATTTCTTGGGCTTCTGCTGGTAAGATGGGATTCAGGGGTTCTAAAAAGAACACTCCTTATGCTGCTCAAATGGCTGCTCAAAACTGTGGGCAGGTTGCGTATGACCTCGGTCTGAGAAAGATCGAAGTATTTGTAAAAGGTCCTGGAGCAGGTAGAGAATCTGCTATCAGAACCTTACAAAATGTAGGATTGGATGTAACTACCATTACTGATGTTACCCCACTACCTCACAACGGTTGTCGTCCTCCAAAACGCAGAAGAGTTTAA
- the infA gene encoding translation initiation factor IF-1, translating to MAKQASIEQDGTIVEALSNAMFKVELENGHQLIAHISGKMRMNYIKILPGDKVKLEMSPYDLTKGRIVYRYK from the coding sequence ATGGCTAAACAAGCATCTATTGAACAGGACGGTACCATCGTAGAAGCATTGTCTAATGCAATGTTTAAGGTGGAACTTGAGAATGGTCACCAATTGATTGCACATATTTCCGGCAAGATGCGGATGAACTACATCAAAATTTTGCCCGGGGATAAAGTTAAGTTAGAAATGTCCCCTTATGATCTTACAAAAGGTAGAATTGTCTATCGATACAAGTAA
- the ykgO gene encoding type B 50S ribosomal protein L36, whose product MKVKASIKKRSADCKVIRRKGKLYVINKKNPKFKQRQG is encoded by the coding sequence ATGAAAGTTAAAGCATCTATTAAGAAAAGAAGTGCTGACTGTAAAGTGATCCGACGAAAAGGGAAGCTTTATGTCATCAACAAAAAAAATCCGAAGTTTAAACAAAGACAAGGTTAA
- the rpsM gene encoding 30S ribosomal protein S13, with product MARIAGVDIPDNKRGVIGLTYIFGIGRSTAKAILDKAGISLDKKAGEWTDDESTAIRNIISEEFKTEGVLKSEVQLSIKRLMDIGCYRGLRHRKGLPVRGQKTKNNARTRKGKRKTVANKKKATK from the coding sequence ATGGCTAGAATTGCAGGTGTCGATATACCGGACAATAAACGTGGTGTAATAGGCCTTACCTATATTTTTGGTATCGGCAGAAGTACGGCTAAAGCCATACTAGATAAAGCAGGTATTTCTTTAGACAAGAAAGCCGGAGAGTGGACAGATGATGAATCTACTGCTATCAGGAACATCATTTCTGAAGAATTCAAGACTGAAGGTGTACTTAAATCTGAAGTACAGTTGAGTATCAAGAGGTTGATGGACATTGGTTGTTACAGAGGTTTGAGACACAGAAAAGGACTTCCTGTTCGTGGTCAAAAAACCAAAAACAACGCTAGAACCAGAAAAGGTAAGAGAAAAACTGTTGCCAACAAGAAGAAAGCGACTAAATAA
- the map gene encoding type I methionyl aminopeptidase, which yields MIQFKSEEEIEIIKESALILGKAHGEVAKHVKEGVKTSFLDKIAEEYIRDNKAIPSFKGYNGFPASLCISVNEVVVHGFPSQYQLKDGDIISIDCGVFHQGFHSDSAYTYPVGEVSPKTIALLKATKESLYLGIEKAVFGNRVGDIGNAIQKFVEAKGYTVVRELVGHGVGKQLHESPEVPNWGKRGSGAKLKAGMVIAIEPMVNLGTRNVVQERDGWTIRTADRKPSAHYEHTVAILEDRTEILTTHRFIEENYKF from the coding sequence ATGATACAGTTTAAGTCTGAAGAAGAAATTGAAATAATTAAGGAAAGTGCGCTGATTTTAGGAAAAGCGCACGGTGAAGTAGCCAAACATGTGAAAGAAGGGGTAAAGACCTCTTTTTTAGATAAAATTGCTGAAGAATATATCCGGGATAATAAAGCCATTCCATCCTTTAAAGGATACAATGGGTTCCCGGCTTCACTTTGTATTTCTGTGAATGAAGTAGTTGTTCATGGATTTCCAAGTCAATATCAATTGAAAGATGGCGATATAATCTCAATAGATTGTGGAGTCTTTCACCAAGGTTTTCATAGCGATTCCGCTTATACTTACCCTGTTGGTGAAGTTTCTCCCAAAACGATTGCACTTTTAAAAGCTACAAAGGAATCCCTTTATTTAGGGATAGAAAAAGCGGTTTTTGGTAACCGTGTAGGTGATATCGGTAATGCAATACAAAAATTTGTAGAGGCAAAAGGATATACTGTTGTTAGAGAATTAGTTGGTCATGGAGTTGGTAAGCAGCTGCACGAATCACCTGAAGTACCCAATTGGGGAAAAAGAGGTAGTGGCGCTAAGCTTAAAGCGGGGATGGTTATAGCAATAGAGCCAATGGTTAATCTAGGCACCCGTAATGTTGTTCAAGAACGAGATGGTTGGACCATCAGAACTGCTGATAGGAAGCCTTCTGCTCATTATGAACATACTGTTGCTATCCTAGAAGATAGAACTGAAATCTTAACAACACATCGTTTTATAGAAGAGAATTATAAATTTTAA